In Primulina eburnea isolate SZY01 chromosome 5, ASM2296580v1, whole genome shotgun sequence, a single window of DNA contains:
- the LOC140832907 gene encoding ATP-citrate synthase beta chain protein 2-like — protein MATGQLFSKSTQALFYNYKQLPIQRMLDFDFLCGRETPSVAGIINPGSEGFQKLFFGQEEIAIPVHSTIEAASAAHPTADVFINFASFRSAAASSMSALKQPTIKVVAIIAEGVPESDTKQLIAYAKANNKVVIGPATVGGIQAGAFKIGDTAGTIDNIIHCKLYRPGSVGFVSKSGGMSNELYNTIARVTNGIYEGIAIGGDVFPGSTLSDHVLRFNNIPQVKMIVVLGELGGRDEYSLVEALKQGKINKPVVAWVSGTCARLFKSEVQFGHAGAKSGGEMESAQAKNQALREAGAVVPTSYEAFEGSIRETFEKLVEGEQVMAVKEVTPPPIPEDLNTAIKSGKVRAPTHIISTISDDRGEEPTYAGVPMSSIVEQGLGVGDVISLLWFKRSLPRYCSRFIEICIMLCADHGPCVSGAHNTIVTARAGKDLVSSLVSGLLTIGPRFGGAIDDAARYFKDAYDRGLTPYEFVESMKKKGIRVPGIGHRVKRGDNRDKRVELLQEFARSNFPSVKYMEYAVEVETYTLSKANNLVLNVDGAIGSLFLDLLAGSGMFTKQEIDEIVGIGYLNGLFVLARSIGLIGHTFDQKRLKQPLYRHPWEDVLYTK, from the exons ATGGCAACCGGGCAACTTTTCTCCAAATCAACTCAAGCACTATTTTACAATTACAAGCAACTCCCCATACAGCGGATGCTTGATTTTGACTTCCTTTGTG GGAGAGAAACACCTTCAGTTGCCGGAATTATAAATCCTGGTTCTGAGGGATTTCAGAAGCTATTTTTCGGTCAGGAGGAAATTGCAATTCCAGTTCATTCGAC TATTGAAGCTGCAAGTGCTGCACATCCCACAGCTGATGTTTTTATTAACTTTGCATCATTTAGAAG TGCTGCTGCTTCATCCATGTCTGCTCTCAAGCAGCCAACAATCAAAGTTGTGGCCATTATAGCTGAAGGTGTCCCCGAATCGGACACCAAGCAATTAATTGCTTATGCAAAGGCAAACAATAAG GTCGTCATTGGCCCTGCTACTGTTGGAGGTATTCAAGCTGGAGCCTTTAAGATTGGTGATACTGCTGGAACAATTGATAATATCATTCACTGCAAGTTGTACAGGCCTGGATCTGTTGGATTTGTCTCCAAATCT GGTGGTATGTCTAACGAGTTATACAACACAATTGCTCGTGTCACGAATGGAATTTACGAAG GTATCGCGATCGGAGGTGATGTGTTCCCTGGTTCCACACTTTCTGATCATGTGCTTCGATTTAACAATATACCTCag GTTAAAATGATTGTTGTTCTTGGAGAACTTGGTGGGCGTGATGAATATTCCTTAGTTGAGGCCCTCAAACAGGGGAAAATCAACAAGCCTGTAGTTGCCTGGGTCAGTGGAACTTGTGCCCGCCTCTTCAAATCGGAAGTGCAGTTTGGTCATGCT GGGGCCAAGAGTGGTGGTGAGATGGAGTCTGCTCAGGCCAAGAATCAAGCACTCAGAGAGGCGGGAGCTGTTGTTCCCACTTCATATGAGGCGTTCGAAGGTTCAATCAGAGAAACATTCGAGAAATTG GTCGAGGGGGAGCAGGTTATGGCTGTGAAGGAGGTTACACCTCCTCCAATACCGGAGGATCTTAATACAGCAATTAAGAGTGGAAAAGTTCGGGCTCCAACACATATTATTTCCACTATTTCAGATGATAGGG GGGAAGAACCAACATATGCTGGCGTCCCCATGTCCTCCATTGTTGAACAGGGTTTAGGTGTCGGTGATGTTATTTCTTTATTGTGGTTCAAAAGAAGCCTTCCCCGTTATTGCTCACGTTTCATTGAA ATTTGCATCATGTTATGTGCTGACCATGGTCCATGTGTATCTGGTGCTCACAACACCATTGTGACGGCTAGAGCAGGAAAAGACCTGGTATCAAGTCTTGTTTCTG GTTTATTGACAATTGGTCCTCGTTTTGGTGGAGCTATCGATGATGCTGCTCGATACTTTAAGGATGCTTATGACAGG GGTCTTACACCTTACGAATTTGTGGAAAGCATGAAAAAGAAGGGCATTCGTGTACCTGGTATTGGTCACAG AGTCAAGAGGGGTGATAACAGAGATAAGAGGGTAGAGTTGCTGCAAGAATTTGCACGGTCGAATTTCCCATCTGTAAAGTACATGGAATACGCAGTTGAAGTCGAGACTTACACCCTTTCAAAAGCAAACAACCTAGTTCTCAACGTTGATGGTGCCATTGGTTCCCTATTCTTGGATCTTCTTGCAGGCAGCGGAATGTTTACAAAGCAAGAAATTGATGAGATTGTTGGGATTGGTTACCTTAACGGACTCTTTGTTCTTGCACGTTCCATTGGTCTAATAGG GCATACATTTGATCAGAAGAGACTGAAGCAGCCACTTTATCGTCACCCATGGGAAGACGTTCTCTACACAAAGTAA